The Nostoc cf. commune SO-36 genomic sequence GCAATAATTGAGGTTCTGCCTCTTTATTAGAAGTAATGTCAACCAAATAAAAGCGTCCACCGGGAGAAAGTACCCGTGCTATTTCATTAAGCACCTGTTTAGGTTCCAAATAGTGCAAGAAGCTGATAGTGCTGAAAACAGAATTAAATTGACCATCAGCAAAGGGAAGAGACTCAGCTTTGCCCTCGATATAAATTAAACGTGGACGGTGGCGGTTGCTTTGTCTTGCTAGCCGCAACATATTAGCAGATAAATCCAATCCGGTGGCTCGCAGATGGGGAAACTGAGTGGCAAGGCGCTCAAGCAAGCGTCCAGTACCACACCCTATATCAAGTACATTTGCTGGTTCTGGTAAATCGACATACTGCAATAACCGTTTGTGAACGGCTCGATAAAACACTGAAGGAAAAAGCCAGTCGTAACTCGGTGCCCATAGATCAAAAAGTAACTTTTTATTACTGAAAAAGTCATCAGTCATTAGTTTTTCGCGTTGGTTTTTCAATCTGACATCAAAAGTGAAGACAAATTATCAGGAACTGTAGGACTTAAATATGTAGTTAACAGTGTGCCAAAGAACAAGCAATAAGTGCATAAAACTACAAAACCTAACTGTATTTATTTATAAAGGTTCAAGTACAACAAACTCAATCTAGTTTGAAATTATTAAGGTGAAAAATTATGACAAGCTTTATTCAAGCCCAGTTACACAATGATTTACTGCACCCAGTCCGCGAGTGGTTGGAAACGATAGAAATTCATAACTCCAAATTAGCTCATTTCCTGTGCAAATCTATTCCTGCTCAGTGTCCCTTTGAGCGAGATATCATGCTGTTTGGTCGGAAGCTGCTTCACATACCTCCAATGTGTAAATTAAATCCGTTATACGAGGAAGTGGTCGGTTTGCGTTTTAAAGCGCTCTGTTATCTTGCCGATGAATGCGGTGAAGATGTCACAGCCTATTGCTAATAGCCAGTTGGATCGTTATTTGATCAAGCAGCGATGCCTTCTCTACGAGACGCTATGCGAACGGCGGGCACAGCCGACGCAAATTGCAGACTTACGGTTGTTACTTACTCAGGTTTATACTAAGCTAACGTACACCTAATTAGATGTTTGGCTATTAAGTAGCTGACACCTCGAAGACAGTGTTTCCAGTCCGTATTCTTGCTTACCGTATCCTGCTGAAATCATTAATATCATCATGACGCACATCTTACTGGTTGAAGATGAGGTCAAACTGGCACGATTTGTCGAATTGGAATTGAATTATGAAGGCTATCAAGTCAGTGTTGCCTACGATGGATTAACTGCACTCACCGCAGCGCGGGAGTTACATCTAGATTTAGTAATTTTAGACTGGATGTTGCCTGGTTCATCGGGGTTGGAAATTTGCCGCCGCCTGCGAAGTATTGTTGATAGAGTGCCGATAATCTTATTAACCGTCAAAGATGAAGTGAGCGATCGCATTGCAGGCTTAGAGGCTGGTGCTGATGATTACCTCGTTAAACCCTTCACCGTTGATGAATTATTAGCTAGAGTCAGTGTTCACCTGCGAAGAAGCCACCAAGCAGGGGCCGCAGATGTTTTAAAATTTGAAGACCTGAGTTTAAATCGTCGCACGCGGGAAGTGTATCGAGATCGGCGGTTAATTGAGTTAACTGCTAAGGAATTTGATTTACTAGAATATTTACTTGCCCATCCGCGACAGGTAATTACGTGCGATCGCATTTTAAAGGAAGCCTGGGGTTATGACATCATGGGCGATGCCAACATCATCGAAGCTTACATTCGCTACCTGCGCCTAAAACTTGAAGCTAATAACGAAAAATGCCTAATTCAAACTGTGATCGGTGTTGGGTACACATTGCGTGATTGAATTTGGGGATTGCCCCAGTCTCTAGTCTCCAATCCCCAAAATTCATCGTTATATGAAGATTTAGATTTTTTGGCAATCTGAGTCGAAACTTATCCAACTCAGAGTTAATTATATTAGGATGCACAAAGCTGTCATAATCTAAAATCTAAAACTGCATGACCTATCTAGAAACAGCAGCGCAATTCTACCGCGAAGTTGCCCAAACTCCGCAAGTTGGACTTTGTTGTGTGCAAAGTACACCCCTGCAACTACCAGGATTGAAAATTTCTTTGCCAATGCAGGAAATGAACTATGGTTGTGGCACCACTGTTCACCCCACGGAACTAGGAAACCAACCGACTGTGCTGTATGTCGGCGTTGGCGGCGGCTTGGAAGCGTTGCAATTCGCTTATTTTTCCCGCTATGCAAGTGCTGTAATTGCTATTGAACCGGTTGAAGCCATGCGGGAAGCAGCTGCACGTAACTTGCAAATTGCTGCTCAAGAAAACCCCTGGTTTGACCCCAGCTTTGTAAAAATCCGTGAAGGCGATGCTTTTAACTTACCTGTTGCTGATGCTAGCGTCGATATAGTCGCCCAAAATTGCCTTTTCAACATCTTTGAACCAGAAGATTTAACTCGTGCTTTAAAAGAAGCATATCGGGTATTAAAACCAGGTGGACGCTTGCAGATGAGCGATCCAATTGCTACTCGTCCAATTCCAGCACATCTTCAACAAGATGAGCGACTGAGAGCCATGTGTTTATCAGGCGCACTCACATATCAAGAGTATACTGAGCGGATTATAAATGCTGGTTTTGGTCAAATTGAAATTCGCGCTCGTCGCCCTTATCGTCTCCTAGATTCCCAAACTTATAATTTAGAAGAAAATCTACTTTTAGAAAGTTTGGATTCTGTCTCTTTTAAAGTTGAAATTCCCGAAGATGGTGCTTGTATTTTCACTGGTAAAA encodes the following:
- a CDS encoding class I SAM-dependent methyltransferase, with translation MTDDFFSNKKLLFDLWAPSYDWLFPSVFYRAVHKRLLQYVDLPEPANVLDIGCGTGRLLERLATQFPHLRATGLDLSANMLRLARQSNRHRPRLIYIEGKAESLPFADGQFNSVFSTISFLHYLEPKQVLNEIARVLSPGGRFYLVDITSNKEAEPQLLPISPRGIRLYSPNQRQLIGSSAGLLCLNHHYLLGPVLLTIFAKPPI
- a CDS encoding Mo-dependent nitrogenase C-terminal domain-containing protein, with amino-acid sequence MTSFIQAQLHNDLLHPVREWLETIEIHNSKLAHFLCKSIPAQCPFERDIMLFGRKLLHIPPMCKLNPLYEEVVGLRFKALCYLADECGEDVTAYC
- a CDS encoding response regulator transcription factor — encoded protein: MTHILLVEDEVKLARFVELELNYEGYQVSVAYDGLTALTAARELHLDLVILDWMLPGSSGLEICRRLRSIVDRVPIILLTVKDEVSDRIAGLEAGADDYLVKPFTVDELLARVSVHLRRSHQAGAADVLKFEDLSLNRRTREVYRDRRLIELTAKEFDLLEYLLAHPRQVITCDRILKEAWGYDIMGDANIIEAYIRYLRLKLEANNEKCLIQTVIGVGYTLRD
- the arsM gene encoding arsenosugar biosynthesis arsenite methyltransferase ArsM: MTYLETAAQFYREVAQTPQVGLCCVQSTPLQLPGLKISLPMQEMNYGCGTTVHPTELGNQPTVLYVGVGGGLEALQFAYFSRYASAVIAIEPVEAMREAAARNLQIAAQENPWFDPSFVKIREGDAFNLPVADASVDIVAQNCLFNIFEPEDLTRALKEAYRVLKPGGRLQMSDPIATRPIPAHLQQDERLRAMCLSGALTYQEYTERIINAGFGQIEIRARRPYRLLDSQTYNLEENLLLESLDSVSFKVEIPEDGACIFTGKTAIYAGTEPFFDDSAGHLLQLGIPAAVCDKTAAKLAAIKPAEIIVTNSTWHYSGGGCC